A window of Plantibacter sp. PA-3-X8 genomic DNA:
CCGCAGCGGGGCGGGAGCTCCGCACGGTGATCGCCGAAGCGGAGGCATTGGGCGCGACGGTGGAACGCGCGGAGACGGCCGCCGTCATCGCGGCTGCCGTCGAGCGGGCGAACCGCGCGCTCCTGGAGGCGGAGTCGACCACGTCCACGGACGGCGACCGCGTCCTGCCCGATCCGATGCGACATCTGGAGGCGGTTCGCGCCGCCGACATCGATCTCGACGCGGCCCTCGCGACCGCCCGGAGCGCACAGCAGCGCCTCGACAACGCACGCGAGGCGATGCGCGGGGCACTGTTCACCGCGGACAGCAACATCCGCGTCGCCGTCGACGTCATCTCCGCGCACCGAGGGAGGGTGGGTGCCGACGCGAGGACGCGCCTCGCCGAGGCACAGCGGCAGCTCGCGCTCGCGGAGGCGGCAGCGGTCGACGATCCGGTCGAGGCGCTCGACGCCGCCCGCCGGGCATCGCGGATCGCCCAGGACGCCGATGCATTGGCGCGATACGACGTCGGGTGACGGTGGCCACCTGACAGGTGGCGGCCGACACTCAGCATTCATGTTCTAGAATACGAGCACTGCTGTCGCGACGTACTCACCGTGATCGCGAAGCCCTCGCCGCCGACTCCCGAGAGGACCCCGTGCCCAGCTCGTCCGCGCGCCCGCCGCGCTCCGCGTCCCCGATCTTCACGACGCTCACCCACGGGTTCGACGCGCGGGCGGCGTCCTCTCCTCCGGAACAGGCCCCTCTGGCCGGAGCACCGACCCACCACGGGTCGCCGATCCCCTCACCCGACTGCCCGATCTTCGATCAGCTCGCGGGCCGACGCCTCGCCCGCCGGAGCAACGTCGTCCACCCCGCCTGACCCCGCCCGTCGACAGGCTCAAGGACCGGTAGAGGTGCGCGGGGCACCCGGTCACTGAACGCCGGATTCGGCCACTGAGCCCCAGCCCCGATCATCGAGCCCCAGCCCCGGTCACTGAGCCCCAGCCCCGGCCACTGAGCCTGTCGAAGTGCCGCGGGAGGTGCGGAGCGCCGGTCGACGTGCCGCAGTGTAGGGACGATCGCCCGCCCGTGCAGCGCGTTTACGTTTCATCTCGAACGGTGACGGTCCGCGGTAACGCAACGGGCGTCCCTCCGCACGCCTGTGGAAACTGGCTCCGTGCACGCACCAGTGCACCCACAGACAGAGCCGAGGACCATCATGAGTGAGCACACGGGACCAGAACCGAGCGAATTGCGGGCGTCGATCGCCTCCGGCAAACGGAAGCGCCGGAACCTGCTGATCGGCGGTGTCGCGGTCGTCGCCGTCGCCGCGATCGCCGTCGTCGTCTCGGTCGTCGTCGGTGGCCAGAACGGTGCCGCCGACGCGGCGACCGGTTCCGACGCACCCGCCGAGCGCCTCAGCGTGAAGATCGCGGTGTCGGAGGACACGCAGTTCCAGGACGCCGTCAAGGAGGTCGCCGCCGAGAAGGGCCTCGACGTCGAGTGGGTGAACGTGAAGGACTGGGTACTCCCGAACACCGAACTCGTCGCCGGCACCGTCGACGCGAACGCCTTCCAGCACATCCTCTACCTCTCGGCCTTCAACGCGGAGAACGACGCCGATCTGACGCCGGTGTTCTCGACCGTCATCACGCAGTGGGGGATCTTCTCGAAGACGCTCACCGACGTCAATGACCTCGCCGACGGCGCGCGCATCGCGATCCCGGACGACCCGTCCAACGGCGGTCGTGCGCTGAACATCCTGGCTGCGGCCGGACTCATCGAGATCGCGGCGGACGCGGGGAACTTCCCGACCGTCGAGGACGTCACCGCGAACGACAAGAACCTCCAGTTCGTGCCGCTGCCG
This region includes:
- a CDS encoding MetQ/NlpA family ABC transporter substrate-binding protein, producing the protein MSEHTGPEPSELRASIASGKRKRRNLLIGGVAVVAVAAIAVVVSVVVGGQNGAADAATGSDAPAERLSVKIAVSEDTQFQDAVKEVAAEKGLDVEWVNVKDWVLPNTELVAGTVDANAFQHILYLSAFNAENDADLTPVFSTVITQWGIFSKTLTDVNDLADGARIAIPDDPSNGGRALNILAAAGLIEIAADAGNFPTVEDVTANDKNLQFVPLPATSIPQQFDDPSLAAVVVGTSYFDPSQGITKDDALFLDDSLSEKNLPYVNVIATREEDKDNPAWKILEDTYADPRVAEALDDEFAGNSILVKVPVKDLRDKLAELQAEAE